The Methanoregula boonei 6A8 genome has a window encoding:
- a CDS encoding DUF1646 family protein yields MDGVVTLGLFAIFCAVLILPFTVKKIEENLEIFLFCCGVLALTLSGFALLPGEETGWSLSIVTEALTSPLDIASIGGIPIGIVQIVLVVGLLIYFFHHHVERGINRMVESFSLKLIVPLLIIILGLVSSIISAIIAAIILVEIVNALPLVKEARIEITVIACFAIGIGAGLTPLGEPLTTIVISKLSGDPYHADFLFLADKLAIYIVPAVIFLGILGLLALKKRQTDETNLKCVVEREEIRNVVIRAGKVYLFIMALVFLGDGFKPLILNYVVLIPSWGLYWINMVSAVLDNATLAAAEISPALSLSQITSALLALLISGGMLIPGNIPNIIAAGKTGITSREWARRGIPLGLGLMAVFFCILFVPAFAGLA; encoded by the coding sequence ATGGATGGAGTGGTGACCCTTGGCCTGTTTGCGATCTTCTGCGCAGTGCTTATCCTCCCCTTCACGGTCAAAAAGATCGAGGAGAACCTTGAGATCTTCCTCTTCTGCTGCGGGGTTCTTGCGCTTACGCTCTCCGGTTTTGCCCTGCTCCCCGGGGAAGAGACCGGCTGGAGCCTCTCAATTGTCACCGAGGCCCTGACCAGTCCCCTGGATATCGCCTCGATAGGCGGGATCCCGATCGGGATTGTCCAGATCGTCCTTGTGGTCGGTCTTCTCATCTATTTTTTCCACCATCATGTGGAGCGGGGGATTAACAGGATGGTTGAATCCTTCTCCCTGAAGCTGATCGTGCCGCTGCTGATCATCATCCTTGGGCTGGTATCCAGTATCATTTCAGCCATCATTGCGGCAATTATCCTGGTCGAGATTGTCAATGCCCTTCCCCTGGTAAAAGAAGCCAGAATCGAGATCACGGTCATTGCCTGCTTTGCCATCGGAATCGGCGCCGGTCTCACTCCGCTTGGAGAGCCACTCACAACCATTGTCATTTCCAAGCTCTCCGGGGATCCTTATCACGCGGATTTCCTGTTCCTGGCAGACAAGCTGGCGATCTATATCGTCCCTGCGGTTATCTTTTTGGGGATTCTTGGGCTTCTTGCCCTCAAGAAACGGCAGACCGATGAGACAAACCTGAAATGCGTGGTTGAACGCGAAGAGATACGCAACGTTGTCATCCGTGCCGGCAAGGTCTATCTCTTTATCATGGCGCTGGTCTTCCTTGGAGACGGATTTAAGCCCCTGATCCTCAACTATGTGGTCCTCATTCCTTCCTGGGGGCTTTACTGGATCAACATGGTCTCTGCGGTGCTCGATAATGCAACGCTAGCGGCTGCCGAGATCAGCCCGGCGCTTTCGCTCTCCCAGATCACAAGCGCACTCCTCGCACTCCTCATCTCGGGCGGTATGCTGATCCCGGGAAACATCCCCAATATCATTGCTGCAGGAAAGACCGGGATCACAAGCCGGGAATGGGCGCGACGGGGGATCCCGCTTGGCCTTGGCCTTATGGCGGTGTTCTTCTGTATCCTCTTTGTCCCGGCGTTTGCCGGCCTTGCCTGA
- a CDS encoding DNA-directed DNA polymerase II large subunit, translating into MLKISPEMEQYGNGLMDGLNRAIALAKEARARGLDPSMEVEIPIASDLADRVEVLVGIKGVAARIRELESQMSREEAALKIGDDFVAKMFGEKNNNEILDHSIRTAMALLTEGVVSAPTEGIAKVGLGKNDDGSQYLMIYYAGPIRSAGGTAQALSVLVGDYVRAKLGIGRYRPRPVEVERYIEEIRQYNTIMSLQYLPSEAEIRLIVENCPVCIDGEATEKEEVSGHRNLERVETNAVRGGMALVLAEGIAGKARKLKSKVEKMNMAGWDWLDKLIAGAGKPSADDESHAPGVKPLDKYLRDLIGGRPVFSYPMRKGGFRLRYGRSRNTGFATAGFNPATLHILGGFLAVGTQMKLERPGKACGVVPVDTIEGPTVRLTGGEVIRVDDEKTALAVASKVERILDVGEILIAYGEFLENNHPLVPAGYCEEWWLLEVPPGTKPPQDESEALVQAKKGAYLYPAYTWFWDDISVDQIRLLADAVSGTGAIEEETLVFPLDSTAKEALELLLIPHKVNGGMIRIKTFRAFIAGLGLDGNLKKCETWKTAPADAQPLALVMHLSGLLLRSRSGLRIGGRMGRPGKSKPRKMSPPPHGLFPLGESGGARRSFQEASIHTEESDAHATEIDFEKEGGIIEIEVGRRRCPGCGEITYLNRCQKCGTHTTPINTCPKCGHEVPGERCPNCDVPATCSQRITLNVKAEYAQAMERLGIKKESIALVKGVKGVISREKTVEAMEKGILRAQQDIYVFKDGTTRFDMIDLPLTHIRPDEVRVPVEKMRELGYVQDINGYDLQNGKQVIELHAQDILLSDSCADYMIKVTQFIDDELTRLYGLPTFYNVKTRDDLVGHLVIGLAPHTSAGVLARIVGFTRANVGYAHPFFHAAKRRNCFYGETKIEIFDGRSWATFPIRKFVMENFDVSRPGLDRLGTYYSDPVRPYYTRTVDTNGGMHLRRITSVSIHRSPASMIRFVTARNRELTVTPDHAMVVWDTGYLRKIKALEIKAGDAVPILEGGVVIADRIVTAETVASLEDRVYCLTVAEDHTLVANGVFTGQCDGDEDCIMLLMDGLLNFSRSFLPQNRGGTMDAPLVLTSRIDPAEIDKESLNVDVGKSYPKELYEAGLVYAKAKDVEPLIDRVERRLGTPRQLEGFFFTHDTSDISAGPLESTYTQLKTMAEKLEAELDLAEKIRAVDADDVAERVLNTHFIRDLMGNLSAFSKQKFRCTKCNTSYRRMPLAGKCTKFKGKGICNGNIIPTVHEGSVKKYLEVSRAMVKKYKVSEYCRQRVEVLDLAIESTFGEEKQEQLGLADFM; encoded by the coding sequence ATGCTGAAGATCTCCCCCGAGATGGAGCAGTACGGGAACGGCCTGATGGACGGCCTTAACCGTGCCATCGCACTTGCAAAAGAGGCGCGGGCGCGGGGCCTTGACCCAAGCATGGAGGTCGAGATCCCGATCGCAAGCGATCTTGCCGACAGGGTCGAAGTACTGGTCGGGATCAAGGGAGTGGCGGCCAGGATCCGGGAACTTGAGTCGCAGATGTCCCGTGAGGAGGCGGCACTCAAGATCGGCGATGACTTTGTCGCAAAAATGTTCGGGGAGAAGAACAATAACGAAATTCTTGACCATTCTATCCGCACCGCGATGGCTCTCCTCACCGAAGGCGTGGTCTCGGCGCCAACCGAAGGTATCGCAAAAGTAGGGCTTGGCAAGAACGACGATGGCAGCCAGTACCTGATGATCTATTATGCCGGCCCGATCCGGAGCGCCGGCGGGACGGCACAGGCGCTCTCGGTGCTTGTCGGGGACTATGTGCGGGCCAAACTGGGGATCGGGCGTTACCGCCCCCGCCCGGTCGAAGTCGAGCGGTACATCGAGGAGATCCGGCAGTACAACACCATCATGAGCCTCCAGTATCTCCCCAGCGAAGCGGAGATCCGGCTGATCGTGGAGAACTGCCCGGTCTGCATTGACGGCGAGGCAACGGAAAAAGAGGAGGTCTCGGGACACCGTAACCTCGAACGCGTGGAGACAAACGCGGTGCGGGGCGGCATGGCGCTTGTGCTTGCAGAAGGGATTGCGGGAAAAGCCCGCAAGCTCAAGAGCAAAGTCGAGAAGATGAACATGGCCGGCTGGGACTGGCTGGACAAGCTCATCGCCGGCGCGGGAAAACCGAGCGCCGATGATGAAAGCCATGCCCCCGGTGTCAAGCCGCTGGACAAGTACCTCCGGGATCTTATTGGCGGCCGCCCGGTATTTTCGTACCCGATGAGGAAAGGTGGCTTCCGGCTCCGGTACGGGCGTTCGCGGAACACCGGCTTTGCAACGGCGGGGTTTAACCCGGCAACGCTCCACATCCTCGGGGGATTTCTCGCGGTCGGCACCCAGATGAAACTGGAACGGCCGGGCAAGGCATGCGGGGTTGTCCCGGTCGACACCATCGAGGGTCCGACCGTGCGCCTTACCGGGGGCGAGGTCATCCGGGTGGATGACGAGAAGACCGCCCTTGCAGTTGCTTCAAAGGTAGAGCGGATTCTCGATGTCGGGGAGATCCTGATCGCGTACGGGGAATTTTTGGAGAACAACCACCCGCTTGTGCCCGCCGGTTACTGCGAGGAATGGTGGCTGCTCGAAGTGCCCCCGGGCACAAAGCCGCCGCAGGATGAATCCGAGGCACTTGTCCAGGCAAAGAAGGGGGCATACCTGTACCCGGCCTATACGTGGTTCTGGGATGACATCTCCGTTGACCAGATCCGGCTCCTTGCCGATGCGGTTTCCGGCACCGGTGCGATCGAAGAGGAAACACTCGTTTTTCCACTCGATTCCACGGCAAAAGAGGCGCTTGAGCTCCTGCTCATCCCCCATAAGGTAAACGGCGGAATGATCCGGATCAAAACATTCCGGGCATTTATCGCCGGCCTGGGCCTTGACGGGAATTTAAAGAAATGCGAAACGTGGAAGACGGCACCGGCCGATGCCCAGCCTCTTGCTCTTGTCATGCACCTGAGCGGTCTCTTGCTCCGCTCCCGCTCGGGGCTCCGGATCGGGGGAAGGATGGGCAGGCCCGGCAAGTCCAAGCCGCGCAAGATGAGCCCGCCGCCTCACGGGCTCTTCCCGCTCGGGGAGTCCGGGGGTGCCCGGCGGTCGTTCCAGGAAGCGTCGATCCATACCGAGGAGTCGGATGCTCATGCCACGGAGATCGATTTCGAGAAAGAAGGGGGCATCATCGAGATCGAAGTGGGGCGCCGGCGCTGCCCCGGATGCGGTGAGATTACGTACCTGAACCGGTGCCAGAAGTGCGGGACGCACACCACGCCGATCAATACCTGCCCCAAATGCGGCCACGAGGTGCCCGGGGAGCGCTGCCCCAACTGCGATGTCCCGGCCACCTGCAGCCAGCGGATCACCTTAAACGTGAAAGCGGAGTATGCGCAGGCCATGGAGCGCCTCGGGATCAAAAAAGAGAGCATCGCGCTTGTCAAGGGAGTCAAAGGCGTTATCTCTCGGGAGAAGACGGTCGAGGCCATGGAGAAAGGCATTCTCCGCGCCCAGCAGGACATCTACGTCTTCAAGGATGGCACAACGCGCTTTGACATGATCGACCTCCCGCTCACCCACATCCGGCCGGACGAGGTCCGGGTCCCGGTTGAAAAGATGCGTGAGCTCGGGTATGTCCAAGACATCAACGGCTACGATCTCCAGAACGGGAAGCAGGTGATCGAGCTGCACGCGCAGGATATCCTCCTCTCCGATTCGTGCGCCGACTACATGATCAAGGTCACGCAGTTCATCGATGACGAACTCACCCGGCTCTATGGTCTCCCGACCTTTTATAATGTAAAAACCCGGGATGATCTGGTCGGCCACCTGGTGATCGGCCTTGCCCCCCATACGAGCGCCGGGGTGCTTGCCCGAATCGTTGGTTTTACCCGGGCAAATGTCGGGTACGCCCACCCGTTTTTCCATGCGGCCAAGCGCCGGAACTGCTTCTACGGCGAGACAAAGATCGAAATTTTCGATGGGAGATCGTGGGCAACCTTCCCTATCCGGAAATTTGTGATGGAGAACTTCGATGTCAGCCGGCCCGGCCTTGACCGGCTGGGCACGTACTACTCCGATCCGGTGCGCCCGTACTACACGCGGACCGTGGACACAAATGGCGGCATGCATCTGCGCCGGATTACCTCGGTTTCCATCCACCGTTCGCCGGCGAGCATGATCCGGTTTGTCACGGCCCGGAACCGCGAACTGACGGTCACCCCGGATCACGCGATGGTGGTCTGGGATACCGGGTACCTGCGGAAGATAAAAGCGCTGGAGATCAAGGCAGGCGATGCGGTGCCCATTCTTGAAGGCGGGGTGGTAATTGCGGACCGGATCGTTACGGCCGAGACGGTTGCCTCCCTTGAGGACCGGGTGTACTGCCTGACCGTGGCCGAGGACCATACACTTGTTGCAAACGGCGTCTTCACCGGCCAGTGCGATGGCGATGAGGACTGCATCATGCTCCTCATGGACGGCCTGTTAAATTTCTCCCGCTCGTTCCTGCCCCAGAACCGGGGCGGCACGATGGATGCGCCGCTTGTGCTCACGAGCCGTATCGACCCGGCGGAGATCGACAAGGAGTCCCTGAACGTGGACGTTGGGAAAAGTTACCCGAAGGAATTGTATGAGGCGGGCCTTGTGTATGCCAAAGCAAAAGATGTCGAGCCGCTCATTGACCGGGTGGAGCGGAGGCTTGGGACGCCGCGGCAGCTCGAAGGGTTCTTCTTCACCCACGATACCTCGGACATCTCGGCCGGGCCCCTGGAATCCACCTACACCCAGCTCAAGACCATGGCTGAGAAACTCGAGGCCGAGCTCGACCTTGCCGAAAAGATCCGAGCGGTGGATGCCGATGATGTGGCCGAGCGCGTACTTAACACGCATTTTATCCGCGACCTGATGGGCAACCTCTCCGCGTTCTCCAAGCAGAAGTTCCGGTGCACCAAGTGCAACACGAGCTACCGGCGGATGCCGCTTGCCGGCAAGTGCACGAAGTTTAAGGGCAAGGGGATCTGCAACGGCAACATTATCCCGACTGTGCACGAGGGATCGGTCAAGAAATACCTTGAAGTCTCCCGTGCAATGGTCAAAAAATACAAGGTGTCGGAATACTGCCGGCAGCGGGTCGAGGTGCTCGACCTTGCCATCGAGTCGACCTTTGGCGAGGAGAAACAGGAGCAGCTGGGCTTAGCGGATTTCATGTGA
- a CDS encoding UbiD family decarboxylase — protein sequence MREFIERMRRKGLVIDITEPSSPDDMKAAQHAAGTDKLLFFHNVGGARAVMNVTADRQALALALGMDEKEMVKKLADAAFDGKIVHDGKLSMKKPDLSLIPVMHFFPKDAGRYFTAGIVFSKWDGVENASIHRMLVLDDTRVAARLVEGRHTHVMHKKALACGERLPIAVVVGVHPAVTFASCTRVPAGKELAYAAELMGGTIHVKECSNGVLVPADAEIVLEGFIGPDVTDEGPFVDITGTYDPVRRQPVIEFTGMHVKPDFIYHSILPGGDEHKILMGCPYEPKIYRAVAGVTEVRNVVLTKGGCGYLHAVIQVKKSTQGDGKNAIMAAFAAHTSLKHVVVVDEDIDPSDPSEVEYAIATRVSGDRDVMVVTGVRGSSLDPCQKEDGTNVKIGVDATMVMGHEDEFRRATW from the coding sequence ATGCGTGAGTTTATCGAACGGATGCGTAGAAAAGGGCTTGTTATCGATATAACCGAGCCGTCTTCCCCCGATGATATGAAAGCGGCACAGCATGCGGCCGGGACGGATAAGCTGCTCTTTTTCCATAACGTGGGCGGGGCGCGGGCAGTGATGAATGTGACCGCGGACCGGCAGGCACTTGCGCTTGCCCTTGGCATGGACGAAAAGGAGATGGTAAAAAAGCTCGCGGATGCAGCGTTCGACGGGAAGATCGTCCATGACGGGAAACTGTCGATGAAAAAACCGGATCTTTCCCTCATCCCGGTCATGCACTTTTTCCCCAAAGACGCCGGCCGGTACTTTACCGCCGGCATTGTCTTCTCGAAATGGGATGGCGTAGAGAATGCGTCCATCCACCGTATGCTTGTGCTCGACGACACCAGAGTTGCTGCCCGGCTCGTGGAAGGCCGGCATACTCATGTAATGCACAAAAAGGCCCTTGCCTGCGGCGAGCGCCTGCCGATCGCGGTGGTGGTCGGGGTGCATCCGGCCGTGACGTTTGCCAGCTGTACCCGGGTCCCGGCCGGGAAGGAACTGGCGTATGCGGCAGAACTCATGGGCGGGACGATCCATGTAAAGGAATGCAGCAATGGCGTGCTCGTTCCTGCCGACGCGGAGATAGTACTCGAAGGGTTCATCGGTCCAGATGTCACCGATGAGGGCCCGTTTGTCGATATCACGGGCACCTACGACCCGGTCCGGCGCCAGCCGGTGATCGAGTTCACCGGGATGCATGTAAAACCGGACTTCATCTACCACAGCATCCTGCCCGGGGGCGACGAGCACAAGATCCTGATGGGATGCCCCTACGAGCCTAAGATCTACCGGGCCGTTGCCGGTGTAACCGAGGTCAGAAATGTCGTACTCACCAAGGGTGGCTGCGGGTACCTCCATGCAGTGATCCAGGTAAAAAAGAGCACGCAGGGCGATGGCAAGAACGCAATCATGGCAGCCTTTGCCGCCCATACTTCGCTCAAACACGTAGTCGTCGTGGATGAGGATATTGACCCGAGCGATCCGAGCGAGGTCGAGTACGCGATTGCAACTAGAGTGAGCGGCGACCGGGACGTGATGGTGGTCACGGGCGTCCGGGGGTCATCGCTCGATCCCTGCCAGAAAGAGGATGGCACCAACGTGAAGATCGGTGTAGACGCGACCATGGTGATGGGCCACGAAGACGAGTTCCGGCGTGCAACATGGTAG
- a CDS encoding UbiX family flavin prenyltransferase has translation MKKEYVVGVTGASGICYARRLLEVLCQNAQVHLIISDVAREISRHERIDLTGFDAIYHDADAISADIASGSHPHNGMVIIPCSAKTLSAIATGYADNLITRTADVCLKERRKCILVTREMPLSRIHLQNMLTAHDAGATIMPASPGFYHHPQKIDDLVDMVVARVLDHLGVAHTLSERWSGYDA, from the coding sequence ATGAAAAAGGAATACGTGGTCGGTGTGACCGGCGCAAGCGGGATCTGCTATGCCCGGCGCCTGCTCGAAGTGCTGTGCCAAAACGCACAGGTGCACCTGATCATCTCTGATGTTGCCCGGGAGATCTCCCGCCATGAGAGAATAGACCTGACAGGGTTTGATGCGATCTATCACGATGCCGATGCCATCAGCGCCGATATTGCGAGCGGGTCCCACCCGCACAACGGGATGGTGATCATCCCCTGCAGCGCAAAGACGCTCTCGGCGATTGCCACCGGCTATGCGGATAACCTGATCACCCGGACTGCCGATGTCTGCCTCAAGGAGCGCCGGAAGTGCATCCTTGTCACCCGGGAGATGCCGCTCTCGCGGATCCATTTGCAGAATATGCTTACCGCCCATGATGCCGGCGCAACGATTATGCCGGCAAGCCCCGGGTTTTACCATCACCCGCAAAAGATCGACGATCTCGTGGACATGGTGGTGGCCCGGGTGCTCGATCACCTCGGGGTTGCCCATACGCTCTCGGAACGCTGGAGTGGTTACGATGCGTGA
- a CDS encoding HEAT repeat domain-containing protein → MTPDTPADGSDNIAFQIGQLDDPSIDNRHHAILVLAEAGEAAIGPLIQSLADADSDDSRWYRAVALARIGVPAIAPVIAAMKGNTGFEFRRYAASALGELGEPAVEPLIDAMGSDDKELRGFLSKALCRIGKPAVAPLTRRLSDADEIIRSCATLTLWQMGETGLPSVIDQIHKEKPD, encoded by the coding sequence ATGACTCCTGATACACCTGCGGATGGCAGCGACAATATCGCCTTCCAGATTGGCCAGCTCGATGATCCTTCCATCGACAACCGCCACCATGCGATCCTTGTACTGGCAGAGGCCGGGGAGGCTGCCATAGGGCCCCTGATCCAATCCCTTGCCGACGCAGACAGCGACGATAGCCGCTGGTACCGGGCAGTCGCGCTTGCCCGGATCGGCGTGCCTGCGATCGCCCCGGTTATTGCAGCCATGAAGGGCAATACCGGTTTTGAGTTCCGGCGTTACGCTGCATCCGCGCTCGGCGAGCTCGGAGAACCGGCGGTGGAACCACTCATTGACGCCATGGGAAGCGATGATAAGGAACTGCGGGGTTTTCTCTCCAAGGCGCTGTGCCGGATCGGGAAGCCTGCGGTAGCCCCGCTCACGCGGCGCCTCTCGGATGCGGACGAGATCATACGCTCCTGCGCCACGCTCACTCTCTGGCAGATGGGCGAGACCGGCCTGCCTTCTGTAATTGATCAGATCCACAAGGAAAAACCGGACTGA
- a CDS encoding aconitase X, whose protein sequence is MHLDQEDEQILAGEQGETRQKMLELLVALGKVFGAERLVPIKSAQVSGASYKTIGKYGLEWLSSLDAKAVVPAVLNPIGMPRGRWEEMGIDPDFAEKQQAVVAAYERLGIRLDCTCTPYYLYETRYGDHLAWSESSAVSYANSVLGARTNREGGPSALAAALVGKTPCYGLHLDKNRVPQMVIDVHADTAGWGIAEYGALGFHAGKLAGNRIPYFRGIRPEPDQLKAIGAAMAATGAVALYHVEGVTPEAQKIGYDLSGLDTVPVEQAEIASVFSEIPVDAVAVGCPHCSPAELAEIARLLTGKVVTKPLYVFAAQGVIEQNARVVDSIEKSGARVFADTCMVVSPAMEQYRSIMVNSGKALAYVPNMCGGQARIGTIADCIRVATEW, encoded by the coding sequence ATGCACCTTGACCAGGAGGACGAGCAGATCCTTGCCGGCGAGCAGGGGGAGACCCGGCAGAAAATGCTCGAGCTGCTTGTTGCACTCGGGAAGGTATTCGGGGCCGAACGGCTCGTCCCCATCAAAAGTGCACAGGTGAGCGGGGCATCTTACAAGACGATCGGGAAGTATGGCCTGGAATGGCTCTCAAGCCTTGATGCAAAGGCGGTAGTCCCGGCTGTACTCAACCCGATCGGAATGCCCCGGGGGCGGTGGGAAGAGATGGGGATCGACCCGGACTTTGCAGAAAAGCAGCAGGCTGTTGTCGCCGCGTACGAGCGCCTCGGTATCCGGCTTGACTGCACCTGTACTCCTTACTACCTGTACGAGACCCGGTACGGCGATCACCTGGCCTGGTCGGAGTCATCTGCTGTCAGCTATGCAAACTCTGTGCTCGGGGCCCGGACCAACCGGGAGGGAGGCCCGAGTGCCCTTGCTGCAGCGCTCGTGGGAAAGACTCCCTGCTATGGCCTGCATCTGGACAAAAACCGCGTGCCGCAGATGGTGATCGATGTCCATGCCGATACTGCCGGCTGGGGGATTGCCGAGTACGGCGCCCTCGGGTTTCATGCAGGTAAACTCGCGGGTAACCGGATCCCGTACTTCCGCGGGATCCGGCCTGAACCCGACCAGCTCAAGGCTATCGGTGCTGCAATGGCGGCAACCGGCGCCGTCGCGCTCTACCATGTTGAGGGAGTAACCCCCGAGGCGCAGAAGATCGGGTACGATCTTTCCGGTCTTGATACCGTTCCTGTTGAACAGGCCGAGATCGCCTCCGTGTTCTCGGAGATCCCGGTGGATGCGGTTGCAGTCGGCTGCCCCCACTGCTCCCCGGCGGAACTTGCCGAGATCGCCCGGCTTCTCACCGGCAAAGTGGTGACAAAACCCCTCTATGTCTTTGCGGCACAAGGTGTGATCGAGCAAAACGCGAGGGTGGTTGATTCGATCGAGAAGAGTGGGGCCCGGGTCTTTGCCGACACCTGCATGGTGGTCTCGCCGGCCATGGAACAGTACCGTTCGATCATGGTAAACTCCGGAAAAGCCCTTGCCTACGTGCCCAACATGTGCGGGGGGCAGGCCCGGATCGGGACGATTGCAGACTGTATCCGGGTTGCAACGGAATGGTGA